A genomic stretch from Effusibacillus pohliae DSM 22757 includes:
- a CDS encoding YitT family protein produces MSRIINVILGCMIVSLGVILLHHSHLVTGGTAGLALSLTYLSGIPFSAMFFLINIPFYALSILRMGWGFTLSTVFAVTILSFITGLEQWLPDFTLSPLIGGAAAGIVIGLGLSLILLNRASLGGANILALYLQKKLGWDPGKINFLFDFAVVLSGIYSVGWWHGLCSILSIYLIGKIVSSFKHRIAAKHAPSSPVTPPSSNAA; encoded by the coding sequence TTGAGCAGAATCATCAATGTCATTCTCGGTTGCATGATCGTCAGCCTGGGAGTCATCCTCCTCCACCATTCCCACCTGGTGACGGGCGGCACTGCCGGGTTGGCGCTCAGCTTGACGTATCTGTCAGGAATTCCATTTTCTGCCATGTTCTTTTTGATCAATATTCCGTTCTATGCCCTCTCGATCCTGCGGATGGGATGGGGCTTCACGCTTTCCACCGTCTTTGCCGTCACCATTCTGTCTTTTATCACCGGGCTTGAACAGTGGCTGCCCGACTTTACGCTTTCGCCGCTGATCGGCGGTGCGGCCGCCGGCATCGTGATCGGCCTTGGCCTCAGCCTGATCCTGCTGAATCGCGCCTCACTCGGCGGCGCCAACATCCTGGCCCTCTATTTGCAGAAAAAATTGGGGTGGGATCCGGGCAAAATCAATTTTCTGTTTGACTTCGCCGTCGTCCTGTCCGGCATTTACAGCGTCGGCTGGTGGCACGGACTCTGTTCGATCCTGTCGATCTACCTGATCGGCAAAATCGTCAGCAGCTTCAAACACCGGATCGCGGCGAAACACGCCCCATCTTCCCCGGTCACCCCGCCGTCGTCCAATGCAGCGTAA
- a CDS encoding CBO0543 family protein — translation MRDGTNKWDRNKRCQYGVGNYLHIPVRLLPNMFDINIMFDLLVFPVLNVLYNQTSYRSGLAGIISQAILYSVPITILEYWFERYTRLIQYENWSWMHTFLFIAKSIACATAAMAVVHSFRIEKTPSQCSNIRYPTIIAHHNAKYRICLAPSLFIALKHIYTNARS, via the coding sequence GTGAGGGATGGGACGAACAAATGGGACCGCAACAAGAGGTGTCAGTATGGAGTTGGCAATTATCTGCACATTCCGGTCCGTTTACTTCCGAACATGTTCGATATCAACATCATGTTCGATTTATTGGTGTTTCCCGTTCTCAATGTGCTGTATAACCAAACCTCCTATCGTTCCGGTCTGGCAGGGATCATCAGCCAGGCCATCCTGTACAGCGTTCCGATCACGATACTGGAATATTGGTTTGAGAGATATACCCGCCTGATTCAGTATGAAAACTGGTCGTGGATGCATACATTCCTGTTTATTGCAAAATCGATAGCATGTGCCACAGCCGCCATGGCGGTCGTCCACTCTTTCCGCATCGAGAAGACCCCCAGCCAATGTAGCAACATCAGGTACCCCACCATCATCGCCCACCACAACGCGAAGTACAGGATCTGCCTTGCCCCGTCTCTTTTCATCGCTTTAAAGCATATATACACCAACGCGCGCTCGTGA